From Halorussus lipolyticus:
GGGTCGGGCACGTCGATGTCGGCGTCGCCGGGGTCGCCGACCTCGGACCCGGACGAGAATTCGAGGCCGTACTCCTCCTCGACCTCCTCGCGCTCGTCTTGGTCGAACTCGTACATCTCGTCGCCAGCGCCGGCGGTGCCGATGTCCGGGCCGTCGTCCTCAGCGTCGGTCTCCGGGGAGAACGCCTCGTCGGTCGAGGACTCGTCTCCGGTCTCGACGGTCGGCGGTTCGTCGTCGCCGATTTCGTCCTGTAACTCGGCGGCGTCGTCCGCGTCCTCGACCTTCGTGGTCTCGGTGTCGGTCTCCGCAGGTTCGCCCGCCTCGGTCTCGACGGTGCTGGTCGGGGCCTCGCCGAGGCCGGTGTCGTCCTCGGCGGTCGTCCCGGTAGTTGTCTCGGTTTCCGGTTGGGTGGCTGTCTCAGCTTCCGGTTCGGCGGCCGTCTCGCCCGCCGATTCAGCGGCCGTCTCGGTTGCGGGTTCGGGTGCGTCCCCGAGACCGTCGTCCGTCTCCTCGGCAACTTCTTCAGTGCTTTCGGAAACAGTTTCCGTACTTTTGGAAACAGATTCCGTGTCTTCGGCAATCGATTCCGTTCTTTCGGTCGCCGCTGGCGTCGTTTCCGTGGCTTCGGTCGCCGGTTCTTCGCTCTCGGTCTCCAACTCCGAGATGTCGCCCGTCTCGCCCGCCTCGCCGTCGCCGATCAGCGAGTAGTCGAGACTGACGGCCACCTCGTCGCCGCCCTCGCCGGGCGCGAGTTCGAGCGGTCCCACGTCGTCGGCCGAAATCTCGCCCGCGACGACGCGGGCCGAGTCGATGGCGAGGTCCCAGACCTCCGCGAGGTAGGCTTTGGTCGTGCCGTAGTGGTCCAGCGCCAGCGGGATGCCCGAGGCCAGTCCCGAATCCACGGCGTTGGCCTCCAGCGCCACCCGGAGCGCGTCGCCGCGCTCGCCCGAGTCGATGGCGTCGGCGAACGTCGAGACCCGCGAGAGGGTCTGCTCGGCGGTCTGGACCACCCAGCGGTCCCGCGTCTCGGCGTCCACCTCGTTGATGGACTCGGGTCGAATCGAGGTGAACACCCGGTCGGAGTCCTCGGGTTGGAAAGTCCTCGCTTTGCCCGTCACCGCGACGAACGCGGGCGGGTTGGCGTTTTCGAGGAAGGCCATCTCGTCGGGTTGGTACTGGCCCGCGTAGAGGACGAACGCGCCGGTCGGGTCTACGACTCTGCCCCGAAGCACGTCGTCGCTGACCTGTTCGACTTCGGTCAGGACCCCGACCACGAACAGGCGATTGATTCGCGCGCCGGTCGGCGTAATCACGTAGTTGGGGGCGCGCTCCTCGTCGCTCTCGGAGTAGTCGAAGTTGGCGTCGTCGTACTCGCCAGCGAAGACGCGCCACGCGACTTCGCGTCTGCCCGCGCCGCCTTGGTCGGACCCGGAGTCGCCGTCACTCGCGCCGTTTCCGTTGGCACTCATTCTGCCACCTCCGCGAGGAGGGCCTCGGCACGCTCGGCCGGCGAATCGTCGGACACCGCGAACTCCGTGACTTCGAGGTTCGCGCCGTAGTCGTCAACCGAGAGGTTGCCCCGGACGCGGTACTCGTGGCCCACGATTCGCTCTCGAATCGCGTCGGCGACGACTTCCTTGTCCATGGCCTCGCGGGCCTGTTCCTTGGCGTCCGCGACGCCGCCGCCGTAGACCTCGGCGGTGCGCTCGTCGTCCAGCACCGCGGTCACGGTGCCGGTGCCGTCGTCGAGGATGGCCTTCACGCGCAGGTCGTCTTGGCCGTCAACGTCGCCGTGGCTTCGACACTGGCCGTTCTGGATGACCCGGCCGCACTCGGGGCACCGCTCGATGAGGCCCGACCCGTCGCGGACCGCCACGACGTTGCCGACGATTTCCACGTCGTAGGCCCCGCCGGTGCCGACCGCCTCGCTGACGGTCATCCGGGTGCCGGTGTCGCTGACTGCCAGTTCGCGGTCGAGGGGCGCAACCGACGTGAACTCCGAGAGGTTGACCGACGGGACCCCGCGGAACTCCCGGACGTACACGTCTTCGAGGCGCATCGTCGCGCCCTCTGCGACCTCGGGCCGGGCCTCCCAGTCGGTGAACGGGAGGCGGGCCGACTCGTCGGCGAGGACGCCACTCTTGATTTCGGTCTCGCCGTCTCTGCCGTCGATGGTCTTCTGCTCGACTTCGACCACCTCGACTTCGAGGGTGATGCCCCTGTCGCCGGGTTCGAGGTCCGCGAGGTCCGCGTCCCCGCCGACCGGGTAGGGCACGTCGATGTCGTCCTCGAAGGCGACGTTGGTACTCTCGCCGAGGTTCAACTCGGGGTCGCCTTCCCACTCGCGGACGCCGGCGTTGCCCGCCGTGATGGTGTCGCCCGCCGAGAGGCCGAAGTCCTCCCACGCGGTGTAGGAGATTTTCCCGGACTCGTCGGCGAGTTCGCCCTCGTGGATGACCTGCTCGTTGCCCTGATACCGAATCGAGCGCGTGCCCACCGTCAGCACCTTGCCGGTGACGGTGACACTGCTGTCGTCGGTCGATACGTCGGCGATGTCCACCTTCGAGGGGCCGTCGGAACTCCCGCCGCCATCGCCGTACTTTCGCCGGAGGCTCTGTTTGGCCTCCTCGACCGGCACGCTGTACTCTACTAAGTTTTCGAGGTCCGCCTTGACCTCCTCCTTGTCTACGCCGAGGTCGGAGGCTAGCTCCTCGGCATGGTCGTCCAAACTCATCACTCGAAGTTGGCCCGGATGGATTAAAAGTGTTCGTCACGGGGCCGAACCGTTGGGCGTTACCGGCGCGCGGCGGCGTCCGGCAATGCGTCCTCGCGGACCGCCGTGAGGATGTAGATGTCCTGCTCGGGCATCCCCGGCCTCTCGGCGACGACGCCGTACCCTCGTTCCGCGAGCAGTCGCTGGACCTCGTTGGTCGGCGCGTCCAAGTTACCGTGCGTCTCGACGATGATGACTCGCGGGTCGCTCTGGAGGTTCCGCAACACGGCCGTCTCGGCCCCCTCGCAGTCCATCTCCAGCACGTCGCACTCGGGGAGGGTTTCGGCCGAAATCGCCTCCGCCTCGCCCGTGACGCCGAAGACGTTCCGGTCCTCCTCAACTATCGCGTGGTTGACCGTCACGTCGTCCGCGACGTCGTTCACCTCGAGCGTCCGGTCGATGTTCGACAACTGTCGCTGGGCCGCCTCGTAGACGGTGACGTGGCCGTCGCCGTCCGCGACCGACTCGGCCGCGACAGTCGCCGAAACCCCCGCTCCGCCACCGAGAATCAGCACGTTGTCGTCGGGTTCGACGTGCGCCCGGAGCGCCGCGACGATTGGTTCCTCGTACTCGGGCTTGTCCTCCCACTTTTGGATGGTCGCCGCCGGCACGAACGAGTCCAAGACACGGCGCTCGTCCACCTTGACGCCGTTGTACTCGACGTACTCGCCGGACCGGGGGACGAACGGTCGCAGGAGTTCCTCGTACCCGAACTGGACGCCCATCTTCGCCGTCCCGACCACTCCCTCGTTCCGGAGACAGTCGGCCACGCCGTCGATAATCTGTCTCGAATTCAGCGACAGCGTTTTGCTTGCGCCCCACGCCGATTCGGCCGCGATACCGAGTGCAAACCCGATAACAGCGAGAATACCCGTTTTGAGCGTTTCCAACCGTGTTCCGTTTGATTCGTCTCGTAACATATCTCTCGGCTTTCTGCCGCCGTCCGGCAGATACGCGAACTCAGGGGAGCGGTCTCCTTTGTTATGGGCAAAGAATCGAAACGGTAACGAGGACCATACGGAACTCCCGCGGACGCGCTCGTCAGAGACGGTCCGTTACTCCGGTCGGCGAAACCCGCGAGACGGGACAAGACGCCGTTACGTGCCGGACCCGCCGGTCAACGAAGCCGAACCGGCCAGTGGAACGAGACCGAAATCGAGGAGTTCCGGTACTCGACCACGGCCCACGCGAGCAGAGTCAACGCCAGCACCAGCGCGACCAGCGCGTCGGCGAAGGTCATCCAGAGCGGGAGGACGAACGCGATGCTGTTGGTGACCTTCCGGGGCGTGAACCCGGCGACAGAGGTGGTGACGTTCTGGTCGTCGGTCTCCTCGGTCCCCCGAGATTGCAGGCCCGCCTTCGCCGCGCTCGGGCCGCCGGCGCTCTCGTCGCCGGTGCCGAGGCGTTCGGCCTCGTAGGGCGCGTAGAAGTCGATGCTCCAGACGACTGCGCCGGACTCGTTGACCTCCAGCACCCGGTGGCTGTTGGTGTCCGAGACGAGCGTGTTGCCGTTGGGCAGGCGGTCGGCGTCGCGGGGCCACTTCATCTCGTCGTCGGACCAGACCCACGACTGGACCCACTCGCCGCGCCCGTCCTCGCCCTCCTCGCGCTGGTACTCCACGATGCGGTCGTTGAGCGAGTCGGCGACCAGCACCGCGGGTCCGCCCTCGGAGTCGTTGATGTAGTCGGGGTTGTGCTGTTCGTAGAGGACGCTGTAGTCGTCTTCGCTCCCGAGCGTCCAGTTCTCTTGGATGCCAGTTTCGGGGTCCACGAAGACCACCGAGTCCTGATTCCGGAGGCTCAGCATGATTCGCCCGTCGTCCAGACGCTCCACGTCGTTGAGATGCGCCCAGTCCTCTGGGTAGGGACCGCCGCCCGAGAGGGGGTAGGCCTGCTTGGTGGACCACTCCCACGTTGTCATCCCCGTGGTGGTGTTGACGACGTAGGCCTCGTCGGTGTTGATGGCCCCCACGAGGAGCCTGTTCTTACCGATTCGGTCCACGTCGTGCCAGTTCGCGCCGCGGTCCTGCGGGATGATTCTGTCGTAGATTCGGGTAACCTCGCCGGTCGTGAGGTTGACGCGCTCGACTGCCGAGACGGTACACTTGCCGTTGCAGTCGTCGCCGTCGTAGTTGCGTTCGGCGACGTACTCGACGGTCATTCGGGTACCCTTCACGGAGTCCACGTCGAAGTAGCCGTGGAAGGTGTCGTTGTGATAGATGACCTCGCCGCCGGGGCCGAACGCGACCAACGCGGCCGACTCGCCTTTCATCCCGTGGCCGGCGACGACAGTGACGTTCTCGCGGGGCGGGACCACCGAAGCGCGCTGGTCGGCCCCCAAGTCGCTCTGGCGCTCGTAGGTCGTCACCGCGGCGTCGGCGGGCGACGAGAGATAGCTGTAGCCCAGCGTGCTGGCGCAGACGAGGACGACGACGGCGAAGATAACCCGGTAACGGCGCACACCCTAACGTCCATCTTGGACGACATAAATCGACCGAAAGCGGTTTTCCCGGCCGACGAGTAGCAGGGGTATGCGCGTGGTCGTCAACACAGCGATGAGTGCCGACGGCAAACTCTCCTCGCGTCAGCGCGAGCAGATAGCCATCAGCGGCCCGGACGATTTCGACCGGGTAGACGGCCTCCGGGCCGGGAGCGACGCCGTGATGGTCGGCATCGGCACGGTACTGGCGGACGACCCGCATCTGACGCTGGACGACCCCGAGCGCCAGTCGGCCCGCCGGGACCGCGGTGAGTCGGCCCACCCCATTCGGGTCGTGGCCGACTCGAAGGCCCGGACGCCCACCGACGCCCGGATTCTGGACGATTCGGCGACGACGTACCTCCTCGTGTCCGAGTCCGCGCCGACAGAGCGAATCGAGGAGTTGACCGGGACCGGCGCGCGACTCATCACCGCGGGCGACGAGCGAGTCGAGTTGGACGCGGCGCTCTCGGCGCTCGACTCCGAGGGCATCGACCAACTCATGGTCGAGGGAGGAGGCGAACTCATCTTCTCGCTGTTCGAGGACGAACTGGTTGACGAACTCCGGGTGTTCGTCGGGTCGAAGGTCATCGGCGGCCGGGACGCTCCGACGCTGGCCGACGGCGAGGGGTTCGTCGCAGAGTTCCCCGAACTAGCACTGGACGACGTGGAACGAATCGACGACGGGGTCCTGCTTCGGTACGCGGTGGGCTAACTACCCCTCGACGTGTTCGATGGTCAGCGTGTGACCGGTCCGCTGGCCGTGGTCGATGAGGACCTCCGCGGGTTTGGCGTCGTCGTTGTTGACGAGTTTCTCGAACGAACAGTCACGACAACGCACCCGGATTTTGGTCTCATCGTCGGACATTTCGGTCGCTCGTACCCTCGTTCGAAACCACTTGGTGAGTTATTGTTGCCTGCCATAGTAGGCCATTTTTAAACAGGAGTGAAACATAAACTCAGCTATCGGTCTGCAGTCTGGAAATCGAAAGCCGAACGTAATCGCGGAAAAAGCGGCAAAAATCGGAGTTTCGTCGTATTCCGGAATCTATCGGCGTCCGACAGGATGCTGTCCGGCGGTAGTTAGTGCGAGTGACCGGTCATCTCGCCGAACGTCTGTCCGAATCGCTCCTCGAATAGGTCCATCGTCTCGGCTTCGAGGTCCTGAACGTGCTGGTCCGGTTCCTCCGGCGCGTGGTGGACGAGGGCGTGGGCCTGCTGTGCGAACGACAGCATCGTCAGGTCGCCCAGTACTTCGGTGTCGGTCTCGCTCTCGTCCTCGCGGAGGAGGTCCACGACCCCTTTCGGGAGCGTGAGGTCTTCGGTGTCTCCGTCGGGCGATTCGATGGTGTACGTCACCGTCTCAACTTCGTTGTCGGCCATACCCGTCTTTCCTCGGGCGGACGTAAAGAAGTGCGGGTACCGGTCCGAGCAGTCCGGTCGGACGTGACTCGATTCGGGTCCCGCGTCCTCGAGCGACTGACCCATCGGCGGGCATTTGCGCTCGAAATATCGGCGAGGACGACGAGTTTCGGCCTCGTACCCGACCGTCCTCGGTAGGCCGTCACCCGCCCTGCGTCTCGGTGGCGTTCACGATGACTTCCTGCGTCGTGGTGGTCTCGTTAGCCGTCGTGGTCACGTCCGGGGGCGTCGTGGTCGTCGTTTCTCCGGCGGTGGTCGTCTCGGTTGTCGTCGTTCCGGACGTAGTGGTCGTTTCACCAGCAGTGGTCGTTTCACCAGCAGTGGTCGTTTCGGCCGGAGTGGTCGTTTCCCCGGCAGTGGTGGTCTCGGTCGTCGTCGTTTCGGTCGTGGTCTCGGTGGTTGTCGTCTCAGTCGTCGTTTCTTCTGCTGGGGTCGCAGTCTCCTCGTCTGTGGTCTCGGTCGTCTCCCCGCCAGCACCCTCCCTCGCCCGTCCTGCTCCTCGCCGAATCGGCGCTTCGAGCAGGCCGAGTCCGTTGTCGAAGAAGACGGCGTCGGTGGTGAACGAGTAGGTCTGTCCGTCTTGGAGCAACCCCTCCCGCAGGAAGACGAGTTCGTAGTTGCCCGGCCCGCAGTCCTGATAGTGGACGAGGTAGCCGTTCCAGTCGGTCGGGTCCACGACCGCACCATCGCCCGAATCCGGACTGGCCGGGTCCACGTAGCCGAGAATCTGGTTGACCGTCGGCTGTTGGACACGGCTCACGGACTGGAACGCGATTCCGGGTTTGTAGCTATCCACGAACACCAGACCGGTGTTCGGTTCCTGTGCGTTCTCTTGCATCATGTCCTCCGTGGCGCTCGCGCGCTGAATTCGTCTAGGCTATGCGAGCCTCCATGTATCGTGACGCGGTGATGGAACATCACCCGCTGTCGCCACCGCCGCCATTGTCGCCGCCGTCGCCGCCACCGCCACCATTGTCGCCGGATTCGATAGTCGCTTCGAGCAGTCCGAGTCGGTTGCTGAAGAAGACGGCGTTGGTGGTGAACGAGTAGGTCTGGTCCTGCTGAAGCAGTCCCTCTCGCAGGAAGATGACATCGTAGTTGCCCGGCCCACAGTCCTGATAGTGAATCATATAGCCGTTCCAGTCGTCCGGGTCCACGACAGCACCCGGCGACGCGTCCGCGTCGTTCGGATTGGCCGGGTCCACGTAGCCGAGAATCTGCTCGACTGTCGGTTGCTGGAGGCGGCTCACCGGACTGAAACTAACGCCCGGTTTGTAGTCGTTGACGAATACCAAGGCTGTGTTCGGTTCCTGCGCGTTTTCCTGCCCGATGACGCTCCCGCTCCCGGCGAGTCCGAGCGCGACTGCACTCGACGCCAGCACGCCCTTCTTCATGAACGACCGTCGCGTGTCGTCGGTCTCGTCTGCTTGGTTTTCCCGTGTCATAGTTTCTCTCCCCCTTCTCGGGGCGTCCATAACGTGTGACTGACTACTTTATAAAAAAGGACGACTGTTCTAAGAGAAATGCATTATTTCTATAGTTCAAGAAGTAGTATTATCTATTAATCTCTTGTAATATCTGTTGCTATCTCCCTATTCAGGAGTTCCACTAAGTCAATCCGAGATAGTGTCGTCGTCAGCAAGCCGTTCCGCGTCCCAGTCGTCCGTTTCGCGTCTGCCGAGGAGGAACGCGCCGAACCGCGACCGTTGATTCTGAAATCCGTCGGCGGCGTCGTCCGTGCTATTCGGTCGGTAACCCGCGAGGCCGTCGCCGACACTAACGGTTGAAATACTATAATTTGTGTTTCTATGCTTCTGGTGGGGATTTTCGACTCAACCGAGCAATTACCTCTAGTTATACGGCGTTAGCACGAGGATAACTCCGTGAACGGTCGGGAGTCACTATCCCTCGGTGGAAAGTGTAACCCGACATGCGCGACGTTGGGGGGAGAACGAAGTGATTCCGAGAAGCGAACACCGTCGAGTGGGAGCACTCGCTATCGTCGCAGTGCTCCTCGTCGCGGGAGCGGGAGTGGCAACGACCGGAGCGACAGTCTCGAACGACGCTGTCCGCGTGCAGGAGACGACCACGACCACTGCGTCGCAGGGGGCGGACTTCGCGTTCGAGAACCTGACAGCGCCGGAGCGAGTTCGTATCGGCACGAACTACACTGTCTCGGCGACTATCGTCAACAGCGGCGACGCACTGGTTGCGAGACAGGTCAGCTATCGCATCGCCGGGAACGTCATCGAGGCCCAGATGGTCGATGTTCCCGAGAACGGGACCGAGACGATACAGTTCAACGTCACGGCGAACGACACGGCCGGGTTCCCCGCGGGAACGTTCACACACGGGGTGTTCAGTGGGGGAGTCGCGGCGACCGCTAATCTGACGCTGGTCGAGGAGACCACCGCCGAGACCACGACGACCACCGCAACGACGACCGAAACCACCCAGACGACCGCCGCACCGACGACCGTAGAGACGACCCAAGCGACCACGACGATTGCGCCGGCAACCGAGACGACCACGGCTGGGACGACCACTGAGGCGAACGCGACGACCACCGAGGAGACAACGACAGAAGCAGAGACAGCGACCATCACCTTCGAACCGCAGGACTCGAACGGAAGCACGGTCACCGTCCAGTCCGTGACCCTCCCCGAAGGAGGCTTCGTCGTCGTTCACGATAGCGACGTCATCGAAGGCGAGGCCGTCGATAGCATCCTCGGCCGGTCCAGTTACCTCGCGCCCGGTCTGAGCGAGAACGTCACGATAGAACTCGACCAGTCGCTGGACCAGTCCCAGCGCCTCGTCGCCATCACGTACCGGGACTCGAACGACAATCAGACGTTCGACTTCGTGGAGTCCAACCGGACGGAGGACGGCCCGTACACGAAGCTAGATTCGAGAGAAGCGGTCAACGGCATCGCCGTCGTGGAAGTGACCGACGAGACGGCCAACGCGACGACCGAATCCTAATCGCTCAGTCGTCGCCCGCCGCGGCCTCGGTCGCAGTTTCTTCGGTTTCGAGTTCGGCAGTTTCGAGATAGTCGTCGGCGTCGAGCGCGGCCTTACAACCCATTCCCGCGGCGGTCACGGCCTGCTGGTAGTGGTAGTCCACCACGTCGCCCGCGCCGAAGATGCCGGGCACGCCGGTCTTGGTCTGGCCGCCGCCCTTGCCGCCCTCCGTCTGGATGTAGCCCGCGTCGTCCATCTCGACCGCAGTGTCTTCGAGGTAGTCGGTGTTCGGCGTGTGACCGATTGCGAGGAAGACCGCACCCACGTCCATCTCGAACTCCTCGGTCTCGGGGTCGTCCAACTTGTCGGTCGGGTACCCCTCGGGGTTGCGCACGAGGTCCACGGTATCGACGCCCTCCTCGACCGACCCGTGAATCTCGGTGACTTCCGCGTTCCGGACGATTTCGATTTCGCCCTCCTCGACTTTCTCCTGCACGCGGTCTATCCAGTAGTCTTCTGCGCGGAACTCCTCCCGGCGGTGGACCAGATACACCTTCGAGGCGAACTTGGTCAGGAAGTTGGCCTCCTCCATCGCGGCGTCGCCGCCGCCGACGACCAGCATCTCCTCGTCGCGGAAGAACGCGCCGTCACAGGTCGCACAGGTCGAGACGCCGTAACCCATCAGGTCGTCCTCGCCGGGGATGCCGAGAGTCCGGGCGCTCGCGCCGGACGCCGCGATGAAGGCGTCCGCGGTGTACACGTCGCCGTTCGAGAGTTCGACGCGGTAGGGTCGTGACGAGTCGTCTACCTCCTCGATGACGCCGTTTTTGACCTCGGCCCCGAATCGCTGGGCCTGCTCTTTCATGTTGTTGATGAGGTCCGGGCCACTGATTCCCTCGGGGAATCCGGGGTAGTTCTCCACGTCGGTCGTCAGCGTGAGTTGACCGCCGGGTTCGTCGCCCTCCAGCACCAGCGGGTCGTTGTTCGACCGTGCGGCGTAGATGGCCGCAGTCAGGCCCGCGATGCCGCTCCCGGAGATGATGAGCTTTCGGTGTTCGACGCCACCATCCGGGGCCGCGATACCCAGTTTCTCGTCCAACTCGCCGGACTCGTCCAAGGCTTGGGTGTCGTCCCACCCACCGACGAGTTCGTCGTCGATGAACACCTCGGGCGCTGTCTGGCGACCGTTCGCCCGCTCGACCATCTCGTCGAATCGCTCGTCGTCGCCGGTCACGTTGTACGTCTCGTACTCGACGCCCTTGGAGTCGAAGAGGTCCTTGGCCTTCTCGCAGTAGGGACACTCCTCCTTGCAGTAAATCTCGACGTGCGGGTGTTCGCTCATGGTGCAATATTGCCCTTCGGGGGGTATTTAGCTTGTGTTGTCGCGTCGGGTTTCCGGTTTTGGGCCGAGGACCCGCGTAGGTTTTTGAGTGAAGACGGGCCAAGGAGGTTCCGTGATGCTCTGATCGCCGATAACCGGTGGAGACGCACACGACGAGACAGTCGCACGGGAAGAACGGCTACGAAAGGCCGCGGAACGACGCGAACTCGACCCCGATGCACTCGAACGAGCACACGAAGACGCCCAGTTAGTCCTCGAACAGACGCTTCAGTTGTTCTCAGACCTCTCGGACAAGTCGTTTCGACTCGTTCGACTCAACGCGCTCATTCTCACGATGCTAATCGCAATCGCATCGCAGGTCCGCGTTCGAGAGTACGTCAATATCTTGTCTGTGGCCGCGATACTGCTGTTCGTTACGTCCTCGGTCTGTGCGCTGGTCGGCTACCTCTCGACAGCGGTAGACCGGGGAATCCACACCGGGACCTTCGACAAACTCACGACCTACAAGCTACGCGAGGACGAGTATCTGAACTGGGTCCTCACGCTCGGGTATCCCGACTGGATAGGTGACGCCGTAACGAAAGCGGAGTACAAAGAACAGTGGGTCCGGCGGTCGTTAGTCGCGTTCCTCGCGGGAACGGCGGCGCTCCTCGCCGGAATCCTTTTCGCGCTTTACTGATAACGACGACGTATGACAGACGAACGAGACGACGAGGACGTGCGAATTCGGCCCGAAGACCTCGGGAAACCGGGTGCAACGACGACTGGCGTCAAACGTAACCGCGAGGACGAACAGACCGACGACTGAAACGCTCCCGAAGCCCTTACCTCGCTCCTACTCGTCTCCCCGGACATGGCCGCCGACCTCGAGGAGAAGACCGACCGATACGAGGGCCTGCTCGCGGAGGCCCTCGACGCCGCCGAAATCGCGCCGCCAGACGACACCCCGATGGGCGAGTCTGCCGCCGAGTGTCTGGAGATGGCGACCTCCTACCTCGAAGACGGTCGGCACTTCCGCGAGCAGGGCGACCCCGTGAACGCGCTGGCGTCCTTCTCCTACGGTCACGCGTGGCTCGACGCCGGCGCTCGGGTCGGCCTGTTCGACGTGCCCCGCGAGGGGCACTTGTTCACGGTCTGAGTTCGCCCACGAACGAGACCAGCCAACACCCCGTGGAACTTTAGAACGTGCAAGCCGTCTAACCGATAGCTATGGAGGACGCACCGGGGTCGTCAGGAGTGTTGCGCCTCGAAATGGACAGTTCGCTCGACTGGGTGGCAGTCGCGCTCGGGGTGCTCCTCGCGGGCATCCACGTCTACCTCGGGGTGACGACCGACCAGTCGCCCTTCGTCGTGGTCGGGGCGGGGTTCCTGCTTGGCGTGGTGTTCTTCCTGACTCGGTACTGGCGGCCCGTCCTCTACCTCCTCGGGGTCATCTACGCCCTCGTGCTGGGGTTCATCTGGCTCCTCAACGGGATGGAGTACCGGACCATCGGTCTCGTGACCGGCGCGATTAGCGTCGCCTTCCTCGTCCTCATCAGTTACCTGTTCGCGCGCGAGGGCGGTCTGGTCTGACGGCACCGGCCCTAACGGCCGCCAGCGCGCTAACAGCCGACGACAGCCGCTACCGTCGTCTCGGCGCGTGTAGCAACCCCTACAATCGGTAAAGAAATAAGATTATTTGCTTCGACCACCCGAAGAAACTTCTCGGACTGCTCACTCCGAGGAGCGCCGTTTCTCGGTCCGGCGCTCGCTCCCGTGGCCTCGGCGACTCCCGTAGCGCCGGTCGCGTTCGCTGGTGCCCTGCGCGCCGCCGTGGCGGTGTTCGCGCTCGCCGCCAGTCCCCTCTCGGAAGGTCGAGTCCCGCGGGTCGGAGTGATGGGACGAGTCGCCGCGCTGTCCCGTCTCTCGGCCGGAGATTCCCTCCTCGCGGTGGCTCCCGCGCTGACTGCCGGTGCGCGACGACCCGGTGTCGTGGCTCTCGCTCCCGCTTCGCTTCCGACGCTGGCGGTCCTCGCTCGCCGACCCCTCGCTGTCGGACCGGTCGGTCTTATGGACGTTGACAGTCCGGTTGCTCCCCCACCGGTTCGCGTGGCCGTGCCCGGTGGCGTCGTGTTTCATCTGGCGCTCGTTCTCCTCGTGGTGACTCTGGGGCCGTCCTCGGTCTCCTCGCTGTCGCTCGCGTCGGTCTCGGTCCCGGTCGGCGGCGTCACCGTACTCGTTGGTGTGACGCTCGTCGGCGGGATGGTCGTCGGTCTCCTCGTGGCGTCGCTCCCTGTGGTGTCGATTAGCCATCTCTGAAACCCCCAACGGGGATTGGGCGAGCGCATCCTTAGACGTGCTGGCGGGTTCGAGAATCGTCGTCCAGCCACGCCACAGAAACAGTATTCGGTGCCTCGAAAGCCCTCACGCACCTCGCGGTCGCTCACCGGAATATTTCGCGCGCAGAACTGCGCGCGAAATAGGGCCACGCTGAGACGACCGAGGTGAACACCGGAAGACAAACCCCGTCTTCCGAGGTCACACTCACTCCGTTCGCGTGACCGCAAGGCGCGTTCGCCCTTTCAGTCCGCCAAGGACGTGGTTTCTCGCGCCGGGCGACACAAGGGTTGAGAACACGTTTGAACGCTACCCCCGCAGTGTGCTGGACCACTCTCGGAGAATTGGACGGCCCGCGTTCTCACCAGTTGGAATCCCGCGACAAGTTTTTTCTATCAGCCTCGCGCATGGTTCTTTGTATGAACGAAACCTACGTGCGGCTGGTTTGCCCCGAGTGTGGCAAGGATTGGGAGGAGTCGCCCGACGACCTCCCGTCACACGACGAGCAGTTCAACTGCCCGAACTGCCACGCCACGCGCCGGACCGCCGAGTTCACGCGGACCGAACACGACTTGGAGACGCTCAAGCAGTTCCA
This genomic window contains:
- a CDS encoding DUF7282 domain-containing protein — translated: MGALAIVAVLLVAGAGVATTGATVSNDAVRVQETTTTTASQGADFAFENLTAPERVRIGTNYTVSATIVNSGDALVARQVSYRIAGNVIEAQMVDVPENGTETIQFNVTANDTAGFPAGTFTHGVFSGGVAATANLTLVEETTAETTTTTATTTETTQTTAAPTTVETTQATTTIAPATETTTAGTTTEANATTTEETTTEAETATITFEPQDSNGSTVTVQSVTLPEGGFVVVHDSDVIEGEAVDSILGRSSYLAPGLSENVTIELDQSLDQSQRLVAITYRDSNDNQTFDFVESNRTEDGPYTKLDSREAVNGIAVVEVTDETANATTES
- a CDS encoding FkbM family methyltransferase, which codes for METLKTGILAVIGFALGIAAESAWGASKTLSLNSRQIIDGVADCLRNEGVVGTAKMGVQFGYEELLRPFVPRSGEYVEYNGVKVDERRVLDSFVPAATIQKWEDKPEYEEPIVAALRAHVEPDDNVLILGGGAGVSATVAAESVADGDGHVTVYEAAQRQLSNIDRTLEVNDVADDVTVNHAIVEEDRNVFGVTGEAEAISAETLPECDVLEMDCEGAETAVLRNLQSDPRVIIVETHGNLDAPTNEVQRLLAERGYGVVAERPGMPEQDIYILTAVREDALPDAAARR
- a CDS encoding Single-stranded DNA binding protein, which translates into the protein MSLDDHAEELASDLGVDKEEVKADLENLVEYSVPVEEAKQSLRRKYGDGGGSSDGPSKVDIADVSTDDSSVTVTGKVLTVGTRSIRYQGNEQVIHEGELADESGKISYTAWEDFGLSAGDTITAGNAGVREWEGDPELNLGESTNVAFEDDIDVPYPVGGDADLADLEPGDRGITLEVEVVEVEQKTIDGRDGETEIKSGVLADESARLPFTDWEARPEVAEGATMRLEDVYVREFRGVPSVNLSEFTSVAPLDRELAVSDTGTRMTVSEAVGTGGAYDVEIVGNVVAVRDGSGLIERCPECGRVIQNGQCRSHGDVDGQDDLRVKAILDDGTGTVTAVLDDERTAEVYGGGVADAKEQAREAMDKEVVADAIRERIVGHEYRVRGNLSVDDYGANLEVTEFAVSDDSPAERAEALLAEVAE
- a CDS encoding 2,5-diamino-6-(ribosylamino)-4(3H)-pyrimidinone 5'-phosphate reductase; translation: MRVVVNTAMSADGKLSSRQREQIAISGPDDFDRVDGLRAGSDAVMVGIGTVLADDPHLTLDDPERQSARRDRGESAHPIRVVADSKARTPTDARILDDSATTYLLVSESAPTERIEELTGTGARLITAGDERVELDAALSALDSEGIDQLMVEGGGELIFSLFEDELVDELRVFVGSKVIGGRDAPTLADGEGFVAEFPELALDDVERIDDGVLLRYAVG
- a CDS encoding arylsulfotransferase family protein, giving the protein MRRYRVIFAVVVLVCASTLGYSYLSSPADAAVTTYERQSDLGADQRASVVPPRENVTVVAGHGMKGESAALVAFGPGGEVIYHNDTFHGYFDVDSVKGTRMTVEYVAERNYDGDDCNGKCTVSAVERVNLTTGEVTRIYDRIIPQDRGANWHDVDRIGKNRLLVGAINTDEAYVVNTTTGMTTWEWSTKQAYPLSGGGPYPEDWAHLNDVERLDDGRIMLSLRNQDSVVFVDPETGIQENWTLGSEDDYSVLYEQHNPDYINDSEGGPAVLVADSLNDRIVEYQREEGEDGRGEWVQSWVWSDDEMKWPRDADRLPNGNTLVSDTNSHRVLEVNESGAVVWSIDFYAPYEAERLGTGDESAGGPSAAKAGLQSRGTEETDDQNVTTSVAGFTPRKVTNSIAFVLPLWMTFADALVALVLALTLLAWAVVEYRNSSISVSFHWPVRLR
- a CDS encoding DUF7545 family protein, which produces MADNEVETVTYTIESPDGDTEDLTLPKGVVDLLREDESETDTEVLGDLTMLSFAQQAHALVHHAPEEPDQHVQDLEAETMDLFEERFGQTFGEMTGHSH